The Nicotiana tomentosiformis chromosome 2, ASM39032v3, whole genome shotgun sequence genome includes the window TAATCTGATTATGGCATAGCACAGACATGCTTTTTGGTGCATAAAGTAGTTTATTCTTATGATTTTTAATTGTTGGTTTCGTTAAAATATACTGCTTTAACTAATGCATAATGGTGACATCTTAGAATATTATTCGGTGTTGTTCTGAAAGAGAGGGGAAAATGATGGACTATAATTAGACTAATGTAAACTCTAGCAGTTAGAAAAGGTAGGAAGAAAATATGAAGCTCCATTCTAGCTGTCATATGGTGGGTCatttggaaagaaaaaaattTGAGATGTTCTGAAAGCAAAAGAAAGAACATATACAAGCTGAAGTACAATATTGTATTCATCTTAAATAGCGCAAATGACATAGGCAATCAAGCATCAATCCTGAGCCGATGGTCTAATTCCACCTAGTGGCGACTATTGACAAACAGGAGCTTGATCTTTTTGAGGGTTGAAAGAGCATCTTCCATGTTAATTCTTGCATCAGGTATCACTACAGTGCAGCTCAAAGCTAATTCCATGATAGATAACATATATTGCATCTTTGTGTTGGCTTTTTCATCCTCTGCTCCACTAAATTAGCATCCACCACCTTATGAATTCCACTTGAAAACGAATCACTAACCCAACATCGTATGCTCAAGTCCCCAGTAAATCTATCATCACTTGGTCGCAATCTTGTAAACGTCTCCATCATCAAGATGCCAAAACTATAAACATCGCTGATCGTGGATACTATTCCATCTTGGCCATACTCTGCAATCATAGTCGAAAATAATTAGAAGAGCTTCCTTACTAGAATATTCTAAAACGGTTGTTACCAATCTATATCCAAAGGAAAGAATTAGTGTTTTGGGTACTCTAAGGATATGGGGAAGCTTTAAAAGTTATAATACCTGGAGCAATGTATCCAATGGTTGCAATTATCCTAGTTTGAACAAAAGCGTCTCTTGCACCTAACAATTTTGCAATGCCAAAATCACTGACATGGCCAACCATATCTTGATCTAGCAAGACATTGCTTGGCTTCAAGTCACAATGCACCACATGTGTTGAATAGCCATTGTGAAGATAGTCCATTGCAGATGCAACATCTATCATTATATTCAATCTCTGCAACATGTCTAAGAAAAAGTTATGAGAGTATAGCCATTTTTCAAGTGTACCATTCGGCATGTATTCTAATACTAATGCTCTGAAATCAAGGTTAGAGCAACTAGTGATGACTTTAGTAAGATTTCGATGGCGGAGGTTTCTTAGCATCTCACATTCTGTGTCAAAACTTTTGAATGCACCCTCTAATTGCACATTGAATACCTTTGCTGCCAAAAGAGTACCATCCCTAAGCATCCCTTTATAGACCATGCTGAAACTCCCACTACCAAGCAAGTTGCTTTCACTAAATCCTTCTGTTGCTTGTTCAAGTTCATAATAGGAAATTCTTTCATGCCCTTTGACCAGAGTCACATCTGCTTGACCTgcattcttctttttctttcgcAATCTTAAAAATACATATGCAAGGGCTAATGCAAGAAATAGCAGCCCCACTCCCAAAAGGACGTACAAAGCCAAGATTGCCTTTTTCCTCTTTGACCTCTTAGTAGATTTGACGACACATGGTGGCACATGAAACTTAGAATCGCCACAAAGAGCATCATTGGACAAGAAAGATTGACCCGTGGCATTTGCAAAAGGACCTCCGGTGGGAATCTCTCCACTGAGTTTATTGAATGAGATGTTCAGATATTTGAGATTCTTAAGAGCTTCTAATGGCTTTGGAATTTCACCACTAAGATTGTTAAAAGACAACTCCAAGACTTCCAAGGCCAACATTTTGCCAAATGAATCTGGAATTGGCCCCTCTAATCTATTATGTGCCAGAGAAAGTTTAGTCAATTTATCTAAGCCCCCTATAGTGCTAGGCATCTCACCAGAAAAATCATTTTTCGACAGATCAATGAGTGCAGCAGCCCTTAAATTTCCAATCTCTTGAGGAATTTGCCTACTTAATAAATTGGATGAAGCATCTAACTCTATGAGATCTTCAAGGCTTCCCAAGCTTGAAGGTAAACTCCAATTCAGGCTGTTGTAGGCTAGATAAAGTTTCCTCAAACTGGTAACGTTTCCTAAGCATGGTGGCACTGAACCAGAAAACTGATTTCCTGACAAGTCTAGTGCTCCAAGATTCTTTAAATTGCAGATAGCATCTGGTATGGTTCCTTCTATCTTGTTGCTATCTAGGTAAAGTTCTTGAAGGTTCAGCATGCCTAGGACAGTTTTTGGAATATGTCCAATCAACTCATTGTTAGACAGAGTCATCTTCGCCACTCCAGTAAGATTACCAATTTCTTCAGGAATGATGCCCTTCAGTTTACAATTTTCTCCATAAAAAATTTGCAGAGTGTCAGAGAAATTTCCAATAGATGCCGGAAGAACACCATCCAACGGATTTTCAGCAAAACCGACTTCTCTTAGATTCCTACAGCTTATCAAATATGTCAGAAAGCTCAATGAGGAATCGCTAAAAAAATTGTTCATCTGC containing:
- the LOC104095591 gene encoding probable LRR receptor-like serine/threonine-protein kinase At3g47570; protein product: MLKLQELYLYGNKIEGTIPNVNCNLKSLGALDLSGNHFSGSVPACLGNVTSLRNLYLSYNRLNSGLPTSLGNLKDLIEFNVSSNLLSGKIPLEIGNLKAATLIDLSKNNFSGKISNTLGGLDELIKLSLAHNKLGGPIPDSFGKMLALKVLDLSFNNLSGEIPNGLIPTGGPFANATVQSFLSNDALCGDSKFHVSPCVVKSTKRSKRKKAILALYVLLGVGLPFLALALGITCSSRHHRVAALDISSMQLHGTIPPHLGNLSFLVSLDISNNAFHGDLPEELAHLQRLKLINVTSNNFTGIIPSFLSLLPKLRFVYLSSNQFSGEIPSSISNLTKLEVLRIRENFLVGEIPRELGDLRCMTFLDLQRNRLTGSIPPTIFNITSIQRIALTGNNLAGKLPTTICDHLPNLEGLYISFNYLNGVIPPKLEKCRKLQLLSLYENEFIGTIPRELANLTALRGLALGSMHLEGEIPVELGYLKKLQQLDLSENEFIGSVPASILNMSTLLILALGSNRFSGTLPSDLGRGMQNLEEFYIGGNNLSGFISPSISNSSRLRILDIAYNSFTGPIPQSLGNLEQLELLNLQMNNFFSDSSLSFLTYLISCRNLREVGFAENPLDGVLPASIGNFSDTLQIFYGENCKLKGIIPEEIGNLTGVAKMTLSNNELIGHIPKTVLGMLNLQELYLDSNKIEGTIPDAICNLKNLGALDLSGNQFSGSVPPCLGNVTSLRKLYLAYNSLNWSLPSSLGSLEDLIELDASSNLLSRQIPQEIGNLRAAALIDLSKNDFSGEMPSTIGGLDKLTKLSLAHNRLEGPIPDSFGKMLALEVLELSFNNLSGEIPKPLEALKNLKYLNISFNKLSGEIPTGGPFANATGQSFLSNDALCGDSKFHVPPCVVKSTKRSKRKKAILALYVLLGVGLLFLALALAYVFLRLRKKKKNAGQADVTLVKGHERISYYELEQATEGFSESNLLGSGSFSMVYKGMLRDGTLLAAKVFNVQLEGAFKSFDTECEMLRNLRHRNLTKVITSCSNLDFRALVLEYMPNGTLEKWLYSHNFFLDMLQRLNIMIDVASAMDYLHNGYSTHVVHCDLKPSNVLLDQDMVGHVSDFGIAKLLGARDAFVQTRIIATIGYIAPEYGQDGIVSTISDVYSFGILMMETFTRLRPSDDRFTGDLSIRCWVSDSFSSGIHKVVDANLVEQRMKKPTQRCNICYLSWN